The following proteins come from a genomic window of Triticum aestivum cultivar Chinese Spring chromosome 6A, IWGSC CS RefSeq v2.1, whole genome shotgun sequence:
- the LOC123127769 gene encoding uncharacterized protein At4g06744, which translates to MAIQPKLPFTQLFLLILYFLAVVAVRPESSHEINLQPADFPNERLYRAYLAIQRFKSTITSDPNNITSTWSGNDICGDKTYVGFYCATPPGLNEKLTVTEVILNGFGLHAPRLQRFVDQLPDLALFHASSNNFGGDIPHLDSLPYLFEFGVAKYDLQPLHPSGRVYGSAEGGATGQVITKDEGKKKKKKKGKLQQIQCAYTFLNFTFHIRVGSPGGGGNIPGVTDAKALILNYNNMSGKLPTNIGFSKLSYLSLANNKLTGPIPPSIARLQDSLLEMLLLNNQLSGCLPHELGMLTKSTVIDAAMNQLTGPIPSSFSCLSSVEQLNLGGNRLYGQVPDALCKLAGPAGRLSNLTLAGNYFTSVGTACSALIKDGLLDVKHNCIPGFANQRGPAECASFLSQPKTCPAASARVACPAADAKMNVAAPEGKVAKDYSSYVVYATLHE; encoded by the coding sequence ATGGCCATCCAGCCTAAACTGCCGTTCACACAACTCTTCCTCTTGATTCTTTATTTCCTTGCTGTAGTAGCGGTTCGGCCGGAATCATCCCATGAAATCAATCTACAGCCAGCAGACTTTCCCAACGAGCGCCTCTACCGAGCCTACCTTGCCATCCAGCGTTTCAAGAGCACCATAACTAGTGACCCCAATAACATCACCTCCACCTGGTCCGGCAATGACATCTGTGGCGACAAGACATATGTCGGCTTCTACTGCGCAACGCCGCCAGGGTTAAATGAGAAGCTAACAGTTACCGAGGTTATTCTCAATGGCTTTGGCCTGCATGCGCCGAGGTTACAACGCTTCGTCGATCAGCTTCCTGATCTGGCGCTTTTCCATGCGTCCTCCAACAACTTCGGTGGCGATATTCCTCACCTCGACAGCCTGCCATACCTGTTCGAGTTCGGCGTCGCTAAGTACGACCTCCAACCTCTTCATCCTTCCGGCCGTGTCTACGGGAGTGCAGAGGGAGGCGCTACGGGACAGGTTATTACGAAAgatgaagggaagaagaagaagaaaaaaaagggtaAACTTCAGCAGATTCAGTGCGCATATACTTTTCTTAATTTTACGTTTCACATCCGAGTTGGCTCCCCGGGAGGAGGAGGCAACATTCCGGGCGTTACCGATGCTAAAGCACTTATCCTGAACTACAACAACATGTCCGGGAAACTTCCGACCAACATTGGCTTCTCCAAGTTGAGCTACCTCTCCCTCGCCAACAACAAGCTCACCGGGCCAATCCCGCCATCAATCGCGCGCTTGCAAGACTCCCTCCTCGAGATGCTCCTCCTCAACAACCAGCTCTCTGGCTGCCTCCCACACGAGCTCGGCATGCTCACCAAGAGCACCGTCATCGACGCCGCGATGAATCAGCTCACCGGCCCGATCCCTTCATCCTTCTCGTGCCTCAGCAGCGTCGAGCAGCTCAACCTGGGCGGGAACCGCCTGTACGGGCAGGTCCCCGACGCGCTCTGCAAGCTCGCCGGACCAGCCGGCCGCCTCTCCAACCTCACGCTGGCGGGCAACTACTTCACGTCGGTCGGGACGGCGTGCTCTGCGCTCATCAAGGACGGCCTGCTGGACGTGAAGCACAACTGCATTCCCGGCTTCGCCAACCAGAGGGGCCCGGCGGAGTGCGCCTCGTTCCTGAGCCAGCCCAAGACGTGCCCGGCGGCGAGCGCTCGCGTGGCGTGCCCCGCCGCGGACGCCAAGATGAACGTGGCGGCGCCGGAGGGGAAGGTGGCTAAGGACTACTCCAGCTACGTTGTGTACGCCACTCTGCATGAGTGA